The genomic segment ACGTCGAATCCCTCTCCACCTATGCCCGCCAGTTTCTGGAGCGGATGGAGAAGCCGGATGTGGACCTCATCGAGGGGCTCTCGCCGGCCATCGCCATCGAGCAGAAAAGCGGCGGCCACAACCCGCGCTCGACAGTCGGGACGGTGACCGAAATCTATGATTTCATGCGTCTGCTCTACGCCCGCGTCGGCACCCCGCACTGCCCGCGCTGCGGCCGAGCGATCACGGCCCAAACCGTCGATCAGATGGTCGACACGATCCTCAACCTGACCCCCGGCAGCCGCCTTCAGGTCCTGGCGCCGATGATCGCGGATGCTGCTGGTAGCCATGAAAAACTCCTCCGGCGGCTGAAGAAGGAGGGGTTCTCCAGGGTGCAGGTCGACGGGCGCACGGTGGAACTGGAAACCCTGCGCCCGCTTGCGGCAGACAGCCGCCACAGCATCGCGGTGGTGGTCGACCGGCTGGTGGTCAAGCCCACCATCGCCAGCCGCCTGGCGGACTCCCTGGAGCTGGCGCTCTCGCTTGCCGAGGGCCGGGTGGTGGTGGACCTGGCGGGCGCCCCGCCGCTGGAGTTCAGCGAGAAAGCCGCCTGCGCGGCCTGCGGCATCGACTTCCCGGAGCTCTCGCCGGCCAGCTTTTCCTTCAACTCCCCCCAGGGCGCCTGCCCGCAGTGCGACGGTCTCGGCGTCGCCACCGTCTTCGACCCCCACTTGATCGTCCCCAATCCGGCCCTATCGCTGCGCGAGGGAGCCGTTGCGCCCTGGGCCGAGCGAAGCTCGGTTCATTTCAGCGCGTTTTTAGACGCCCTGACCGCCCACTACGGCGTGGACATCTACACCCCCTACCACGACCTGCCCGAGCGCTTCAAAGAGGTCCTGCTAAACGGCTCCGGCGACGAGGAGATCCCCTTTTACTTTGAGCGCGGCGGCCGGCGGGTGGTTTATCGCAAGCCCTTTGAAGGCGTCCTGGCCGGGCTGCAGCAGCGTTTGCAGGAAAGCGGCTCCGCCCAGATCCGGGAAGAGCTCAGCCGCTATCTCAGCCACCACCCCTGCCCCGCCTGCCACGGCGCCCGCCTCAACCCGGAGGGCCGCTCGGTCACCGTCAGTGGGCACAAAATTCATCAGCTGACGGCCCTTTCGGTGAAGGACGCCAGGCACTTTTTCCAGCGGCTGGTTCTGGCGGGCAAAAAAGCGGTCATCGGCGAGCGCATCTGTCGGGAGATCAGCGAGCGGCTGGCCTTTCTGACCGACGTCGGGCTGGGCTATCTGACTCTCGACCGCTCGGCCGCCACCCTGTCGGGCGGCGAGAGCCAGCGCATCCGCCTGGCGACCCAAATCGGCTCCAAACTGACGGGGGTGCTCTACGTCCTGGACGAGCCCAGCATCGGCCTGCACCAGCGCGACAACGCGCAGCTGCTGGCGGCCCTTGGCAACATGCGCGATTTGGGCAACACCGTGCTGGTGGTGGAGCATGACGAGGAGACGATCCGATCGTGCGACTATGTCGTCGATATGGGACCCGGAGCGGGGGTTCACGGCGGCGAGGTGGTGTTTGCGGGCCCCCCCGCGGACCTTGTCGCCGACGGCGCGTCCCTGACCGGCCAGTA from the Desulfobacteraceae bacterium genome contains:
- the uvrA gene encoding excinuclease ABC subunit UvrA, with translation MTSEQIVVRGARQHNLKNIDLALPKNRLIVITGLSGSGKSSLAFDTLYAEGQRRYVESLSTYARQFLERMEKPDVDLIEGLSPAIAIEQKSGGHNPRSTVGTVTEIYDFMRLLYARVGTPHCPRCGRAITAQTVDQMVDTILNLTPGSRLQVLAPMIADAAGSHEKLLRRLKKEGFSRVQVDGRTVELETLRPLAADSRHSIAVVVDRLVVKPTIASRLADSLELALSLAEGRVVVDLAGAPPLEFSEKAACAACGIDFPELSPASFSFNSPQGACPQCDGLGVATVFDPHLIVPNPALSLREGAVAPWAERSSVHFSAFLDALTAHYGVDIYTPYHDLPERFKEVLLNGSGDEEIPFYFERGGRRVVYRKPFEGVLAGLQQRLQESGSAQIREELSRYLSHHPCPACHGARLNPEGRSVTVSGHKIHQLTALSVKDARHFFQRLVLAGKKAVIGERICREISERLAFLTDVGLGYLTLDRSAATLSGGESQRIRLATQIGSKLTGVLYVLDEPSIGLHQRDNAQLLAALGNMRDLGNTVLVVEHDEETIRSCDYVVDMGPGAGVHGGEVVFAGPPADLVADGASLTGQYLSGRKRIEVPGKRRPGSGKTLSLYGACANNLKHVDVRFPLGCLTCVTGVSGSGKSTLVLETLYRLLAQHLHRSRVPAGGHTRIEGLSHVDKVVNIDQSPIGKTPRSNPGTYTGIFTFIRELFARTPEARMRGYKPGRFSFNVKGGRCEACSGDGIVRIEMQFLPDVYVVCDVCKGKQYNRETLEIRYKGHTIAEVLAMTVNQAHQFLRGIATLRERLQTLIDVGLGYIQLGQAGTTLSGGEAQRIKLARELSRKATGQTVYILDEPTTGLHIDDVRKLLEVLDRLVTAGNTVIVIEHNLDVIKCADHVVDLGPEGGEEGGQVLASGPPEAIAANPASQTGRYLRKVLTPAAGG